The DNA sequence gaaaataattatattgtggatgttcatttattactccgctatagataatcttcccgaagaagattatccatttagtactctgttgaagtttatctacaagcagctgatgcaggcaggttgcaagcagctcaatgaaatgatttgcagcagcttcttattaaacaggcaggttgcaagcagctcatgcagacaacttacaagcagctaaagaaaagccttgcaactGCTTcttgaaaagcctcgcagctgcttcctttcttctataaatagaggagttttcagttcattatgtacatgaatttgaagttgaataatatatcagtttctctttatacttgtctttactttacagtctttattttataacagtttttacttttaatttttaatttttaattttttgtacAAAAAGATACAGAGGCGACTGTGTCGCCACAAGAGCTCTTTCTGTGGCGATTTCTAAAAGGTCGCTACAATACCTTTCTGAACCTGATTTTTGCCTTTGCGAAATTAGAGCATTTGTGTCAACTTAAGTATAGTCGCCACTGCATATTTTCTTTCTAAGGCGACTTCAACAGTCGCTACTACAGCTATAACGTTTAGTAGCAACTTACGTGAGTCGCCATAGAAACCATAACCTTTGTGGCGACTATACGGGTCGCTACAAAAGATCACATTTCTTGTAGTATATCCACCtctattatccattaaaaaatggtCCGGATAAAAAGCTTTTTAAAGGCGTgtcgaatatggataagaaccatattatctacTTAGAAAATGGTTAACCAAATGAATAACTAATGTAttcaacttttacatttgtaaagcctcaaattgggagttcctcaagtttggaagactagaaattctcccataagtgatcatattcaagaaaccatggataatatggatatccatattatccgtcggATAACCCATTTTTTATCTGTCTCAAAtacgggtcgggtcggataatttattcattttttaaattaTCCATTTTTGACACGCTCATATCCGACCCGCCCGTTTGTCATCCCTAGTTTTACCCTTTTTTCATGAGTactgtataaatattaaggacactgTGTCCTTaccttcatgagtgatgtgtaaatattaaggacattttgtCCTTAATtcttacacaacactcatgaaattaaggacatgatgtcctaaagtttaacaacaaaagGTGCAAATAtaagacactttgtccttaatatttacatagcACTCATGAAGTTAAAGGACACTTTGTCCATAAAATTTACAGtgtacatatgaagttaaggacaacatgtccttaacatttacactgcacatatgaagttaatgacatgttgtcctaaagtttaacaacagaagatGCAAATataggacactttgtccttaatatttacacaatactcatgaagttaaggacaccatgtccttaacagttacactacacatatgaagttaaagaCATGATGTCCTAATGTTTAAAACAGAAGGTAATTCAAGACACGTtgcccttaatatttacacaacactcatgaagacACCATATCTAGCAGAGAGGTATTTTCGTCTGGAcaggtaaaaatttattaaagcactggctaaagagtaaatatattttaaacagtGGCTTAAGAGTAAATACAGctctaattagtggctaactGTGCACTTCCACGTTAGCAGTTAATTGGGCTTTAATAGACCAATTCAAAATAAAATGTTAAAGCCCAATAAAGATCCAACAATTATTCGGGTTATCCCAGTTTCTTATCCCCTTTTTTTACCAGAATGCTCGTGGGATAGCTCTTAACTCCGCCGGCGAACACTCTCCCTCTAGTACTCCGTCACCGAATCTCGCCGGAGCAATAAAATGGTAACGTCTGCCATCACCGGAACGTCAATTATTCCAGTCTCTTTCGGGCAGCAAACGTCTTCTTCGTCTTTGTTTTCTTCTAGGTAATTTATACACTAGCTTTTCATAATTGCTTTTCGAATGCCTGATAAATTTACGTTTTTGTTCCTactttacttgtttattttttgattttgagaACAAATTAATACTAATTACTTTTCTGCAGAAGCTTAAGGAAGCAGATAGTTTCTGTTCTCCGAAGTCCGTATTCTGATTCATCAGCTATTGGTAAGTTAAGTTTTCGATTAGCAACGGAATTCGAGTTAGTTAGTGACTTAGTTAGCTACTTAATTATCTTGAAACGGAATGTTTTATGATTTTTTCTAATTTTGTTTTTTGTGGTGATGATTTGGTTGTATTTCTGTTCTTTCAATTTCTAGGATTTTCTGGCAAGACTATGAGAACCCCGTTAAAGCTCAATGAGAACGAATCCAGTGGTCTTACCAATTCAAGGTTTATCTTCTATCCTTAGACTAGTTTGGTTTATGAACAAGTTTATGGGATTATAATGTGGGGATTATAATATGGGATCAAATAATGGCGGGAATATTTTGGTGGATATTTGATAGATGTTTGGTTCATTTGACTAAAAATGTGATGTGCGGGGTATAATATAAGCATGTCTTTTGTTAAGCTAGATAAACTTCGATAAACTTTTTTTTAAGGTTAAACtttgataaaaaaaatttatAAGCTTAAGCTTCGATAaacttttattttcaattttaaccTTGACTTTCTTAAAAGACTTTGTGAGGAAAGCTTTGGAGAAGGTCAAAAGTGTCATTTTGCCACATTGGATGTAGTATAAATTTATACCACAATTGAGGTATAAACAATCCCGGAACTGAAGATTCTACCAAACGTGGGATAAACTAATCCTACATTTTATCCAGGATTATAATCCCTTGTCCTTGTAACCAAACAACCCCTTAGCGCTCAGACTTTTCTATACTTGTGGAGTATATTTTGCTCTAAACATATTGCTTTAAAAGGTCATATTTTGGTTAAATATACTACCAGATGTAGTAATGCAGTGATGTGGTTTTGTAAGAAGTCAATAAGAGTGAAGAGATGTTCTCAACACTTATTAAGAACAGACGTTCTTCGATCTAGAACTTAGATAAATTTTCCTTGCTCTTGAGATGAGCTTACTGTTGTTTTCCTTAATTGGTGATGCTTTGTGTTCTTCCTTCAATAACTAGAAATAGAGTTACTGAAATTTACTATGAGTAGCTTATCTTCACTTTCACTTTGATGGTATTGATGTGTGGCACGTCGCTCGTTTGAAACTGAAAATATGTCGAAGAGCATAAATTGTCATgcccgctttgatattgttttggTGCTTGCTAGGTCTTAAAAAGCTGGGGTAAATAGGTAAAAAGACAACAATCTCTCGTAGGGAAGTGTTGAAACAATTTATCCAAAATATATAATTACAGAGTGAAGAAATAAGACTCAAGCATAGACCCAAATGTGCATTCTGAAAAGATGGTCAGCCAGCCTGCACTTAACTCGCAAGCAGAAATATTGCATTATTGAATGTCTCTTGAGTACTCGGTGGTCTTTGAAAATACACTTGGTCAATGTTCACACACATAGACCAAATCATTGGTCGAAACATGCCACCCGGATAATATAACACTCATGTTTTGAAATTCATGGAAACAGCTATGGTGTTATCGAAGCAAAAAAGGGGAATCCACCCATCATGCCTGCCGTGATGACACCAGGGGGACCTTTGGATCTCTCTACTGTGTTATTCAGGAATCGAATTATCTTCATTGGACAACCAATCAACTCCGCAGTTGCTCAGAGAGTTATATCACAACTTGTGACCCTCGCAACTATCGATGAAAATGCAGATATTTTGGTACTGCTTTGCTTTGCCATAACCATATAGCTAGATTTGTTTAATCAAGTTGAATATAGAAAGGTCTTGTTTACAGTTATGTCCATATTTTGCAATATCAGATCTATCTTAACTGTCCTGGTGGAAGTACCTACTCTGTCTTGGCAATATATGACTGCATGTCATGGGTAAGTATGCCACTTTGTAGTGTCTATAGTCACTCTGTTTAATCAAATTTTGAACAACTTTCAATTGCCTATATGCTCTACTGCTTGGAATTATGTTCTTACAATAACTATGCTTCAAGCAATGACTTCTTTTTCAGATAAAGCCTAAGGTTGGTACAGTATGTTTCGGAGTAGCTGCAAGCCAAGGAGCACTTCTTCTTGCCGGTGGAGAAAAGGGCATGAGGTATGCAATGCCAAATGCACGCATAATGATTCATCAACCTCAAAGTGGTTGTGGAGTAAGTTTTAATCTCTTTTAAAAGTGTAATGAGAATTTCAGTCAAGATGTGTTACTTTGGGTGTAGTACAACTACCTTTCCTCTGATTTGGAAATATTACAAACATTttccccaacttgtttgggactgagacATTGTTGTTTCCCCTTTAAGGTATTAAGAAACACCCTCTCCCCTGAAAAATTGGGCCACTGGATTACCCAAGAAACAATTATAATCTTCCTTCAACTtatatttattttcttcatttcttctattttttgtgCATTcttcaactcttttcttttaataaaatgtttttttttaaatttcctatTTGAATAATGAGCACTCTTTGTTACCTTTTTTCTAATATAAATTTCCCAAACAGTTAAAAGAACATCAACAGCTAATTTGTTCTGACAAAAATTTGTAAAATTGATTGTACTAAACTTTGTAATGGTGCAATAAAGTGATTGTACGACTAAAGACTTGGTATGTGCCAATCTGTggtatattttttcctttttgcaGTTTTTTTTTGGGTAGGCATAACGAAACTCACTTTTTGTTTCATGTATAAGAAAAGACATGAAATTCCTTATCAAAGAAAAGACATACAAAATTATTTCCTAGAAATGatgtcaattttttttaaaaaaggtaGATTAATGTATTAGTCCAAATGTACAAGGAAATGCGTATATAGTAAGGGCAATTCCGCATTATATTAGAAGCTCTTAATGAAATTCAGTACAAAAAATTCACTACATAGAGTGTTGCTATTCGTTTTATGCTAAAGAGATGTCTCTAATATAAAACAATTAGAAGAGAGGTAATATTTTTTAGAATATTTCTGTTAGttcagaactgtatgaagatgCTTCCATTTTTGCTGCTTAAACTGGTTGTATTTTTATTAAAAGCCTACTTGTACTTGCTGCTTTAGGGTCATGTGGAAGATGTGCGGCGCCAAGTGAACGAAGCGGTTCAATCTCGTCATGTTAGTAATTTTTCTTATTCAACCTTCTCTTTCTGATAATCTACAGTTGGGTTCTGAAGAAGATTATCTTTGCTCagcctccaaattaaatttattGCTCTTGTTATCTTGTTATCTTTTTCTTGTCGCCCCACTCCCTAAGGGCGGAAATAAAATGATAAGTAAAGAGTACTAGAGAGTTTTGTTTTCATGGGCACCAACCTAAAATTTGCAAGCAAAGTTTCTATCTCCTGATAGTGGTCATAGTGGTCAGATCAGGATATGTATCATGTACCACATTGAGGGTTTGTCGAATATGTATAGCAACATTTAATAAAAAAGATTCTGATGACAATCAAAGAATATACAGGAAATATCATGGCAGATAATTAGCTGTTACTTACACTGCCCTTTGAAAGATTGACACCAGCATAATTTTAATATGATAATCTAGACAGGACCATGTTGCGATGGTACAATCAAAGTATACAGTAacaaaaagtgaaaaataaactgAAAGCCTTTCTAATAAATTTGCTATGCAACGTTTTGATTTATATCAGCAATGTCACCAACACGAATCTTCTTGATTTGACGTGACTCAGAAAATTTTGACGACTCATAGGATATATAGGGAAATTGTATATGAATGAAAGTTACGCACTAAATAAACATGATCATAAGATAGTTGTTGTTGAAACTTCTTCACAAACCATATTGTAGTATACCATACAGATAAAAAACTTGTCTAATAGGGTCATTAAGCTAAGTTGATGGAGGTTCACTTGGTATTTGTTGTACGCTACTACAAACTCATTGTTATACAATAATCCAGAATCCAGATTAAGCATAATGATACATAGAAGGTTCCCTGGACTTCCTTTCTCTATTTGTTGTAATTTTGAAAACTATACTGACACAGCATAGGACCATGATGACCATAAAGAAGTGTCTTTTTAAACTTCACTTTCAGTTTACTGGTTTGTGGACATGGTCTTTTATGTaacatagtaaaaaaaaaaaattgttgacGGGGATGCATACGTGATGGAATGAATCACCAAAATTTCAATTTATCTTTATACATGGGTTGCAACCTTCAGTGTATTATTATAAGCTAACATTGATGGTCCTTCAGCTAAAACTCCGATCAGAGTAGTTAATAGTAGTAGTATATGTTCCAGGACTTTGTGATTGAGCTAAAACTCCGGTCAGAGTAGTTAATAGTAGTGTATATTCCAGGACTTTGTGATTGAGTTGATATTCTACTTTCTTATACAGAAAATCGACAAGATGTATGTCGCCTTTACTGGCCAACCAATTGAGAAGGTGCAACAGTACACTGAAAGGGATCGTTTTTTGTCTGTCTCAGAGGTAATTTTACTCATGTTATAACTTGTATGCTAGTACTTTAGATGCTACTCCTTGCTAGAGCGTTTCTAGATGCCTCGAAAGCTTGTTGCCAATTTCTAAAGCAGTTTCCTGTGGTGtatatattattctattttatcTGATTTCACTTTCCTTCAATACCCTTTTTTCGGTGGGCATGAGACAGAATCCATCTGATTAAGCAAACATTTTCTTTCTTTACTGCTTTATGGCAGGCCATGGAGTTTGGTCTCATAGATGGGGTGCTAGAAACAGAATACTAGTTGCAAATGAATCTTTAGTAGTACATGGTAGCTAGCTTTCCAATGACGAAAAAGCTGGTGTTGCTCATTAACCACTTCGAAGTACAAGAAGCTGGCTCTTGCAAATTTGTATCGTAGAAATATCTCAACTCTTCAATCCAGGAATGTCCAAAAGCCTAATTCTGAAGACGGTTATAGAAAGCGCTCTTGTTTTTCTATTTTTGTCTCTCCTGCAGATACACTCAGCACTTTTGTGGGTATTAATCAGGGTCTTAATTCATCACTTAATCACAATCCAGTTGGAAGCGAAGTGATCAAACACAAAGCAGATTCAGGAAGATGTGTATTTTTCCCAAATATATATTACTCCAATTGCTATCATCCCTTCGCTGTCGTTATGAAAGgatatttattttatggtatgcGAATTGCAGATTGCAGATTGCATGACCTATAATTACAGTTTGCTGCATATTCATGGGTTAGCTCTTGGGAAACAGCGAAAGTTTTATTGATAAAACACACTAGACGAAAGTTTTTTGGTTCAACCATGATCATCACGATAATCAGAGAAATTAAATTAGCGATCCAAATTGATTTGTGATAAAAAGAAGGAAATGATACTTTATAactgctctcaaaataatagccaatgtatatatatatacacacacaaaaaaatatgcaaaTTTAAACACTTTTGTGGCTATCGGATGTAAGAGATCATTTGGTAGGAGGTATTAAAAAAAATGTATTAGAAAAAATTATACAAGCATTAACTTTGTGCGTTACTAATCCCTTATTTGGTATATTTTTCaacctatgtataactaatatttCTATTAGTTATACATCCTATTTGGTATTATCATATGTATAATTAATAGTACGTAGCAAACTCTAGTATTAGTAATGCAAGGGGTTTTAATACTTGTATAAGCATGATTAAAGACATAATTGCTCCTTAAAAGTCAAAACCTATTCCAAATACTTTTCGCCATATTTTggagggtatttttgtaaacaactaatatttttagaaattatgcAATACTTTAATATATCAAGTCAAATAGTAGATAATAAATAATTTTAGTATAACTAACATCAGCATAATTAATCTCACAATTACTAATATATCTTATTCAACATTATTCTTATACCtcttaccaaacgacccctaaataaTTTTGATTGCAGGCTAAAAGTGATCTTTGCCCAAAAAAAACAATGCTAGAGTGAGCTCCATTAGGTAGTGGATTTTTGGTTTTCTACTATCTAATAAGAGGGAGTTAACAGACAGCTGGACGACATGCCTGCTTACTGTCAAGACATTTTCGACATTTCACATATTTAGGTTGCTTGAAAGAGTTATACTCGCTgctgcattatttggacattgtCAGTAGCAGCTTTCGTGCCACGTTGAAACAGCCCCTGCTCAATGTATTGCTTATGGTGGGCCCATTATATTTTTGGTTTGACACACCAACCCCAAACCCCTTACTTGGGCTTCCACTTTACAACCTCACACTGATGATGTCATTGTAATGCCACATTTTTCTCTTCTTTACTTTCCCAAAATGGTTGTCTGTAAGCTAATTTCCTTTTCATATTTGTAGACCaccatttgttttctttttctttttgaattaatGTATTCTTTTGATTTAAACTGGAGATACCTTTTAATTAATTCCAAGAATTGATACACGAAGATTGTTAGCTTCTACGATATGATTTTATCATTCTTGGCTATTAGAAGGAAATAGTATTTGTAATTTTAGAATACGTTTTAACTGTTTATAAACGAATTAAAATACGAATTTTGTTGTCTTGAGAACTAACAAAAAAATGAAGGAATATCAAAAAAATTTACCTTAACAAAAACCGAGCATTATTTGGTCATTACAATAAATGTTGCTGGAGAGCCAAAATTTCTTTTGTGTTATTAGAATGTTATGCAACGAATAATAGTAATTTTTTGGTATGTCCTTTACTTAATTGGTTATTTTGAGTGCCATATGATACAAAACGAGATACGAATAAGGTTTGTGTATATACTACTCTCGCGCAGATcctacttgtgggattacacatgatatgttgttgttgttgttattgttgttgttgttgtatacgatataggaaaaataaaaatagcattttaaatatattaataaagcataatatttattgaaaaataaaataagtaaaaataaagaaaataaagtatAAGAAATTGCAAAGTACTACAATCTACGTATATAATAAGAGAAATAAAAGCAGGAAAATATGCAAATAAAAAAAGGGAATAAGGAGGACATGGAACCGAAATAGCAGCAAGAATACTCTatagttaaaataaaaaaaaatgtcaCGCTAAGAGAAAGTATGAAATAAGTAGGAAAAAGAATTAAAGAGTAAAGGAGTACCTGGAATGGAATTAGGAGCAATAAAATACATTTTGAGAGACAAATGAAAGGAGGAAAAgagtttttcttttttattatgtttttaaaaagaaaaaacaagaatttGAATGTCATCACTTAGTTATTATCAATTTATCCCATGTGAGAATTGAAGAGTATAATCACTTCATTTCAATTATGCTTAATTCATATTGACTAAATGACTACATATGCAGATAAACATGTCAAACcgtattattaattaaattacatTCAAATTCAATTACACTAAGACTTAAACAAGCCCTAATAGGTTTACATATATGGGGAAAAAGTCagaaatagtcagatttacaactGGTTATTAAAAAATAggcacaatttcaaaagtaatcgaaatttagctattttttcatgtaaagataaaatctaaACAAAAAACACCCTTAAAAGTCCgtaaaaattccagcataatacactggagttcaaattttttacatatgagattctaACATAATGTGTTGGAGTTTCATAATGTATCGGAGTTCCACCATAATTTGCTAGAAGTTTATACGGGGGAGCTCCAaaatccagtatattatgctagaattttTCTTGTTTCAGCTAAAATATTGGCTATTTtttaataactttgcaaatgctGGCTATTTATAATTACGAATTCGAAAATTGGCTATCGCATATACTATTTTCACACGTATACGTGTTTAAATTATTAGGCTCGTGCTAGCACGGGCCAACGTCGATCTAGTGTTACTATTATACTATATACATTAGTATATAGTTGGGGAGAGGCatggagaaagaaaaagaaaatagggaAAATTTTGAAGCCTAAAATTTAGGAGTTGCCATGttttaaaacaacaacaacaacccagtataattccactaatggaatttggggagggtagtgtgtacgcagaccttacccctaccctggggtagagaggctgtttccgataaaccctcggctccctccctccaagaactccccaccttgtttttgggatgactcgaactcacaacctcttgattgtaATTgtagggtgcttaccactagagcaacccactcttgtctgaGTTGCCATGTTTTAAAAATCTTGTTATATTAGGTAATTAATTTCAAATGTCTTTCATAGTGGCGATTAAGCTTCTAATTTTACATATCTAGCTAAAAGTTCCCTAATTCTAATTCTTTAAGAAATGTTTGACCAAATTTTTATAAACGGCTTCTTTTGAAAATACTTTTACGAAATAGTTTTTCATATTATTTACTTTTGGAGAGAAGATGTactattttcttttaatgatTAATCTGCTTTTAGAATTTGAGTTAATTCCCCAAATGACCATTCAACTGGAGAATTTATCTAGTAAAATCACTTTCCTTTGTTTTAGGACAAAAAAATCACTAAACTATTCGCTTGTTTCTCCAAAAGCCATACACTACCATAAAAACCACTTTTCTTAAGAAAAGACAACTTTACTCCATGTCAATAAATACATAATGTTAcaattgtattaaattattaaataatttttaaggttatataaaattataataggACTATAAATTCAAAATAATCACAAACTTCCATCAAATCAAATCCAAAAAATTCTGTCCATTATATATTAGTTGTTGTCTTGCTGGACTCTTTCAATATTATTTCATAAGTAATTGTTCTGATCTTTGGTTTAGTTTTTAACTAATCTCTTTTGAATATTTTAATGAGTTCGCAAAATCTTATACGAATATAAAACACAATGATTTTGAAAACAGAAAGATGCAAAATTGACACATGAATTGCAAAATAGTAGAAGTCAAAATGCATTATAAACGCACTATAAATTTTATATTAAGTTCTTTATATGTAAAATATTAATTCAACATTATTTATTCTTTAAACGTTATATTGCCACTATCAATTTTGTATGATAATCTTTTCAACGACCAAAAGaatcaatttttattttattttatttaataaaacattaaaaaaaatatgataaaagtATTTTTACGTTTTATTTGAACTAATTTTTATAAGATATTCGGGCATAAATACTCAGAAATCACAGTAAGGcatatgaaaactttcataaatACATTTCTTCATTTATTCAGTTAGTTAAACTAATACAACATTTTTATTTTATAGATTtatactttatttttattataagtTTATATAACTCAAACAAATTATCTAATAATTTTATGCGAATTTTAACATTATGTATTTATTAATATGGGTAAAAAAGAATTTCTTATAAAAATTGGCTTTTATGGTGGTTATGACTTTTGGAGAAATAGTGATTTTTTTGTCCTAACACAAAGAAAAGTGATTTTACTAGGTAAATTCATCAGGTTGAATGACCGTTTGGGAAATTAACTCTTACAATTTTCACTGCGAAATTCTGaagtttaatttaatttaataggATATTGATGGAAATAAGATAAGTTGAAAACTGATATCTTCCGGTGAGTTACTGAGTCGAACGCCGAACGCAAAAACCTCCGTTAAACACTTCTTATTTCTTCCACAAGAAGTTACGTTGCGCCAATTCGTTACTGGAAAACTAGCAACTGCTCGAGAATTGATCGATTTAACAGATGGATCCCGAGGTTTGTTTACACTTTTGATACGCTTCTTATgcactttttatttatttttgcgcTTGAGTTTctgattttttcttttatttcttgacatgaatatttttattgatttgcaATCTTCGATTTTTATTATGTTGTGGAAAATTTAGGAGAGCCGTAGGAAAGAATTGCCTAACTATGAATATGATGAATGAATTTCTCACATGAGAGCCCAATTAGAACGGAATAGATATAGAAGATTCATACAAGTGTTGATTGTGGATGCTCCAGTGTTGGTATAGTAGTAAATAGTGGTGAAAAGAAAGGACTTTTTTAAGACTCAATAGTACTTCGGATGGCGGAGCTAGGATTTTCATTAAGGGGATTCAGTGGTTCGTGCGGTAGTGACCGACAGTTGGTTGATGCTTGGTGGTTGGCGCCGGTGGTTTGAAATTGGAATCATTTATGGTGGTTGTGACGATGGAGGTGCGTCATGATTTTCGGATGACCAAAAGCAGCCTTGGCAATAAACATTTCTCAAATCTGGGATGAAGAAATGATTGATGCTATTCAACTAGACAGTGTAGGAGGATGATCAGCTTTCGATTATATCTGCTGCTATATAATAACTAGTGCAGACAATTCCTTGAATCAATCAATCTGTCAACCAACTATGCTTCAGTTCCAAATTAGTTACGGTCAGCTATATGAATTATTCATTTGGTACTATTCGAGTCCAATTTAGTATTCATAGGATACTTTATAGTTAAGACTATTTTTTTGTTGGCCATTGGCCTACAACAACACTTCTCCTTTATCTGAAGATGGAACTAGCTTTATTTTGTGAAACACACATTGCGTAGACAATTCCTTATTAAATAAGATGGTGTCGATAATTTTCCAGACAAAAAAGGAGCAGAAAAAAGCTGACATAGTTGTTTTATATTCTCTTCAATTTCAGAACTGAAAATGCTGTTTGGTTAAATCACAAAGAACTAATGTTTTGTCTCAAGTGTCTCATGAGAGGTGGATTACCTAACACTGAATAGGGGGTAAGGATGATGGATAGGTCACCATGAGCTAGGGAAGGGTTTTATTCTATTCTTGTTCATTTAGGGATTTTTTGTAATGGAATGGTTAAGGGGACATAGTTATACTTCTTTTTAAACATTAACACGTCCAAGGACTTTGTATCGAAGTGTGTTTTCTAAAATCATTGTAACATCATCTTT is a window from the Nicotiana tomentosiformis chromosome 10, ASM39032v3, whole genome shotgun sequence genome containing:
- the LOC104121464 gene encoding ATP-dependent Clp protease proteolytic subunit 6, chloroplastic isoform X2 translates to MVTSAITGTSIIPVSFGQQTSSSSLFSSSLRKQIVSVLRSPYSDSSAIGFSGKTMRTPLKLNENESSGLTNSSYGVIEAKKGNPPIMPAVMTPGGPLDLSTVLFRNRIIFIGQPINSAVAQRVISQLVTLATIDENADILIYLNCPGGSTYSVLAIYDCMSWIKPKVGTVCFGVAASQGALLLAGGEKGMRYAMPNARIMIHQPQSGCGGHVEDVRRQVNEAVQSRHKIDKMYVAFTGQPIEKVQQYTERDRFLSVSEAMEFGLIDGVLETEY
- the LOC104121464 gene encoding ATP-dependent Clp protease proteolytic subunit 6, chloroplastic isoform X1, encoding MVTSAITGTSIIPVSFGQQTSSSSLFSSRSLRKQIVSVLRSPYSDSSAIGFSGKTMRTPLKLNENESSGLTNSSYGVIEAKKGNPPIMPAVMTPGGPLDLSTVLFRNRIIFIGQPINSAVAQRVISQLVTLATIDENADILIYLNCPGGSTYSVLAIYDCMSWIKPKVGTVCFGVAASQGALLLAGGEKGMRYAMPNARIMIHQPQSGCGGHVEDVRRQVNEAVQSRHKIDKMYVAFTGQPIEKVQQYTERDRFLSVSEAMEFGLIDGVLETEY